A single region of the Streptomyces sp. NBC_00425 genome encodes:
- a CDS encoding PTS transporter subunit EIIC: MSAESARSEVSPARRRWQSAFQGLQKMGRSLQLPIAVLPAAGILNRLGQPDVFGDDGLGWTNVAKVMAGAGAALLDGSLGLPLLFCIGVAIGMAKKSDGSTALAAVAGFLVYYNVLRQFPEDCAPGSKVIPNIGCQATDNTVGAFAYQNPGVFGGIVMGLLTAFLWQRYHRTKLVDWLGFFNGRRLVPIIMAFVAIAFAALCLWVWPPIGDALENFSDWLDGLDAWGAGIFGVANRALLVIGLHQFLNVPIWFQFGSYTKPDGSVVHGDINMFLAGDPDAGQFTSGFFPIMMFALPAAALAITHCARPGRRKEVGGLMLSVALTSFVTGITEPIEYSFLFVAPLLYAVHAVLTGVSMAVTWGLGVHDGFSFSAGLIDYVINWNLATRPWAIVPIGLCFAAVYYVIFRFAITRFDLKTPGREPEEEREDVTKA, from the coding sequence ATGAGTGCCGAGAGCGCCCGGTCCGAGGTCAGTCCCGCGCGAAGGCGCTGGCAGAGTGCGTTCCAGGGTCTGCAGAAGATGGGCCGGAGTCTGCAGTTGCCGATCGCGGTGCTGCCGGCCGCGGGCATCCTCAACCGGCTCGGTCAGCCTGATGTGTTCGGGGACGACGGGCTGGGCTGGACGAACGTGGCGAAGGTGATGGCGGGTGCGGGCGCGGCGCTGCTCGACGGTTCGCTGGGGCTTCCGCTGTTGTTCTGCATCGGTGTGGCGATCGGTATGGCGAAGAAGTCGGACGGTTCGACGGCGCTGGCGGCGGTGGCGGGATTCCTCGTCTACTACAACGTGTTGCGGCAGTTCCCGGAGGACTGCGCGCCCGGTTCTAAGGTGATTCCGAACATCGGGTGCCAGGCGACCGACAACACGGTGGGGGCGTTCGCGTATCAGAATCCCGGGGTGTTCGGCGGGATCGTGATGGGTCTGCTGACGGCGTTCCTCTGGCAGCGGTACCACCGGACGAAGCTGGTGGACTGGCTGGGGTTCTTCAACGGGCGGCGGTTGGTGCCGATCATCATGGCGTTCGTCGCGATCGCGTTCGCCGCGTTGTGCCTGTGGGTGTGGCCGCCGATCGGCGACGCGCTGGAGAACTTCAGCGACTGGCTGGACGGGCTGGACGCGTGGGGTGCGGGCATCTTCGGGGTCGCGAACCGGGCGTTGCTGGTGATCGGTCTGCACCAGTTCCTGAACGTGCCCATCTGGTTCCAGTTCGGGAGTTACACGAAGCCGGACGGTTCGGTGGTGCACGGTGACATCAACATGTTCCTGGCGGGTGACCCGGACGCGGGGCAGTTCACGTCGGGCTTCTTCCCGATCATGATGTTCGCGTTGCCGGCGGCGGCGCTGGCGATCACGCACTGCGCGCGGCCGGGGCGGCGCAAGGAGGTCGGGGGCCTGATGCTGTCGGTGGCGTTGACGTCGTTCGTGACGGGCATCACCGAGCCGATCGAGTACTCGTTCCTGTTCGTCGCGCCGTTGCTGTACGCGGTGCACGCGGTGCTGACGGGTGTGTCGATGGCGGTGACATGGGGGCTGGGCGTGCATGACGGGTTCAGTTTCTCGGCGGGGTTGATCGACTACGTCATCAACTGGAACCTGGCGACGCGGCCGTGGGCGATCGTCCCGATCGGTCTGTGTTTCGCGGCCGTCTACTACGTGATCTTCCGGTTCGCGATCACGAGGTTCGATCTGAAGACGCCGGGGCGGGAGCCGGAGGAGGAGCGGGAGGACGTCACGAAGGCGTGA
- a CDS encoding glucose PTS transporter subunit EIIB, producing MATKAEKIVAGLGGLDNIEEIEGCITRLRTEVSDASLVDEAALKAAGAHGVVKMGTAIQVVIGTDADPIAAEIEDMM from the coding sequence ATGGCCACCAAGGCTGAGAAGATCGTCGCCGGACTCGGCGGGCTCGACAACATCGAAGAGATCGAAGGCTGCATCACCCGCCTGCGCACCGAGGTCAGCGACGCCTCACTCGTCGACGAAGCCGCCCTGAAGGCCGCCGGCGCCCACGGCGTCGTCAAGATGGGCACCGCCATCCAGGTCGTCATCGGCACCGACGCCGACCCCATCGCAGCCGAGATCGAAGACATGATGTGA